The Nocardia arthritidis genome has a window encoding:
- a CDS encoding precorrin-8X methylmutase has product MSDLRTSYLTDGAEIYRRSFAMIRAEADLSGFPPDVAQVVVRMIHGSGQVDLAGDVVFSPGVVAAARAALRAGAPILCDATMVAAGVTRKRLPADNEVICALADPRVPELAASLGNTRSAAALELWRDRLGGAVVAIGNAPTALFHLLDLLDAGAPRPAAILGIPVGFVGAAESKEALIEYGGVEYLTVRGRRGGSAITASALNAIASEQE; this is encoded by the coding sequence ATGTCCGACCTGCGCACCAGCTACCTCACCGACGGCGCCGAGATCTATCGGCGCTCGTTCGCGATGATCCGCGCCGAGGCCGATCTGAGCGGTTTCCCACCGGATGTCGCACAGGTGGTGGTGCGGATGATCCACGGCAGCGGACAGGTGGATCTCGCTGGGGACGTTGTGTTTTCGCCCGGCGTGGTGGCCGCGGCCCGCGCCGCGCTGCGCGCCGGTGCGCCGATCCTGTGCGATGCGACCATGGTCGCCGCGGGCGTCACCCGCAAACGGCTGCCCGCGGACAACGAGGTGATCTGCGCGCTCGCCGATCCGCGGGTGCCGGAATTGGCCGCATCCCTTGGCAATACGCGCTCGGCCGCGGCGCTGGAGCTGTGGCGCGACCGGCTCGGCGGCGCCGTCGTCGCCATCGGCAACGCCCCGACCGCGCTGTTCCACCTGCTCGATCTGCTCGACGCAGGCGCGCCGCGGCCCGCCGCGATCCTCGGCATCCCGGTCGGATTCGTCGGCGCCGCCGAATCCAAGGAGGCGCTGATCGAGTACGGCGGCGTCGAGTATCTGACCGTGCGCGGCAGGCGCGGTGGCAGCGCGATCACCGCGTCGGCACTGAATGCGATTGCGAGCGAACAGGAATGA
- a CDS encoding precorrin-2 C(20)-methyltransferase yields the protein MTGKLWGIGLGPGDPELVTVKAARIIGEVAVIAFHSARHGRSISRGIAAPYMRPGQLEEHLVYPVTTETTDHPGGYQGAIDEFYEQAAQRLAAHLSAGRSVALLAAGDPLFYSSYMHMHRRLADRFETEIVPGITSVSAAAAALGTPLVEGEQVLTVLPGTMPAEELTARLRETEAAAIMKLGRTYPGVRRALSDSGRLADAYYVERASTDRQRVLRAADVDEAQVPYFSITLVPGPTPNTPLPLDDSAVSTESATGTAPSAGEVVVVGLGPGAPEWTTPEVRRALSEATDLVGYTTYIDRVPVRPGQRRHASDNRVESERAAMALDLAKHGAKVAVVSSGDPGVFAMAAAVLEESADPQWSGVPVRVLPGMTAANAVAGRVGAPLGHDYATISLSDRLKPWEVVAQRLSAVAAADMAIAIYNPASTQRTWQVGAMRELLLEHRAPDTPVVLGRDVGGPDESVRVTTLAALDPAEVDMRTLLIIGASSTTAFETPHGTRVFTARRHRGAPARHP from the coding sequence ATGACCGGCAAGCTCTGGGGTATCGGACTCGGGCCGGGCGATCCGGAACTGGTGACGGTGAAGGCGGCCAGAATCATCGGCGAGGTGGCGGTGATCGCCTTCCACAGCGCCCGGCACGGCCGCAGCATCTCCCGCGGCATCGCCGCGCCGTATATGCGGCCCGGCCAGTTGGAGGAACATCTCGTCTACCCGGTGACCACCGAAACCACCGACCATCCCGGCGGCTATCAGGGCGCCATCGACGAGTTCTACGAGCAGGCGGCGCAACGACTCGCGGCGCACCTGTCCGCGGGCCGCTCGGTCGCGCTGCTCGCCGCGGGCGATCCGCTGTTCTACAGCTCCTACATGCATATGCACCGTCGCCTCGCGGACCGGTTCGAGACGGAGATCGTGCCGGGAATCACCTCGGTGAGCGCCGCCGCTGCGGCACTGGGCACCCCGCTGGTGGAGGGCGAACAGGTGCTCACCGTGTTGCCGGGAACCATGCCCGCCGAGGAGCTCACCGCCCGGCTGCGCGAGACCGAGGCCGCCGCGATCATGAAGCTGGGCCGCACGTATCCTGGTGTGCGCCGGGCACTTTCGGATTCCGGACGGCTGGCCGACGCCTACTACGTCGAGCGTGCGAGCACCGATCGGCAGCGGGTGCTGCGGGCGGCCGATGTCGACGAGGCGCAGGTGCCGTACTTCTCGATCACCCTGGTTCCGGGTCCGACACCGAATACCCCACTGCCCCTGGATGATTCGGCGGTATCGACCGAATCCGCAACGGGCACGGCCCCTTCCGCCGGCGAGGTGGTGGTCGTCGGCCTCGGACCGGGCGCGCCGGAGTGGACCACCCCCGAGGTCCGCCGAGCCCTTTCCGAGGCAACGGATCTCGTCGGATACACCACCTACATCGACCGCGTCCCCGTCCGGCCCGGGCAGCGCAGGCACGCCAGCGACAACCGGGTGGAGTCCGAACGCGCCGCCATGGCACTGGATCTCGCCAAGCACGGCGCGAAGGTCGCGGTGGTCTCCTCGGGCGATCCCGGCGTCTTCGCCATGGCGGCGGCGGTACTGGAGGAATCCGCCGACCCGCAGTGGTCCGGCGTCCCGGTCCGGGTGCTGCCCGGGATGACCGCGGCCAATGCCGTCGCGGGCCGGGTGGGCGCGCCGCTCGGCCACGATTACGCGACCATCTCGCTCTCGGATCGACTCAAGCCGTGGGAGGTTGTGGCGCAACGTCTTTCGGCCGTCGCCGCGGCCGATATGGCGATCGCGATCTACAATCCGGCGTCCACGCAGCGCACCTGGCAGGTCGGCGCGATGCGCGAGCTGCTGCTGGAGCACCGCGCACCGGACACCCCGGTGGTGCTCGGCCGCGACGTCGGCGGACCGGACGAATCGGTGCGGGTCACCACGCTGGCCGCACTGGACCCGGCCGAGGTCGACATGCGCACGCTGCTGATCATCGGCGCGTCGTCCACCACCGCATTCGAAACACCCCACGGCACCAGGGTGTTCACCGCTCGTCGCCATCGCGGCGCACCGGCGCGGCACCCCTGA
- a CDS encoding PadR family transcriptional regulator yields the protein MTRNGTKPKQLNSTAASLLGFLHDGPMSGWDLVAQAQDRIGDFWTITQSQVYRELAAMDAAGLVEKGETGARERTPYRITEAGREAFREWIARDPGGETIRVPLLLTLHFGEHLAPAHLDQIIAANRDIHQRRLDRYLSEDAAAMSAHQRATLEFGIGYERTVLDWFDRLPETLNRPRSRRN from the coding sequence TTGACCAGGAACGGAACCAAACCCAAGCAGCTGAACTCCACGGCGGCATCGCTGCTCGGATTTCTGCACGACGGCCCGATGTCCGGCTGGGACCTCGTCGCCCAAGCGCAGGACCGGATCGGCGATTTCTGGACCATCACCCAGAGCCAGGTGTATCGGGAACTCGCGGCCATGGACGCGGCGGGCCTGGTCGAGAAGGGTGAGACCGGGGCGCGCGAACGCACCCCGTACCGGATCACCGAAGCGGGCCGAGAGGCGTTCCGCGAGTGGATCGCCCGCGATCCCGGCGGCGAAACCATCCGGGTGCCACTGCTTTTGACCCTGCATTTCGGCGAACATCTCGCCCCGGCGCACCTGGACCAGATCATCGCCGCCAATCGCGATATCCACCAGCGCCGCCTCGACCGCTACCTGTCCGAGGACGCCGCCGCGATGTCCGCGCACCAGCGCGCCACCCTCGAGTTCGGCATCGGCTACGAACGCACCGTACTCGACTGGTTCGACCGGCTGCCCGAGACATTGAACCGGCCGAGGTCGCGGCGGAACTGA
- a CDS encoding cobalt-precorrin-6A reductase encodes MKILILGGTREARELARIASSERGFDVVSALAGRVRDPLLPAGQVRIGGFGGPEGLREWLAANAIEAVVDATHPFAGTISANAAAATAAAGVPLLHLRRPGWSESLGDKWIRVPDRESAAAALNTLGERVFLTIGRQGVSAFAGLAEHWFLIRAIDPPDGALPPRHELLLARGPFAVEAESALLAGHRIDVLVTKDSGGSLTDAKLTAACAAGIPVVMIDRPAPPDGATIVDTVPDAWKWLRDLVFRGQDLSSKSGETFGKGPKC; translated from the coding sequence CTGAAAATCCTGATCCTGGGCGGGACCCGGGAGGCCCGTGAACTCGCCCGAATCGCTTCCAGCGAGCGTGGATTCGACGTCGTCTCCGCGCTCGCCGGACGCGTCCGCGATCCGCTGCTGCCGGCCGGGCAGGTGCGGATCGGCGGCTTCGGCGGCCCGGAGGGGCTGCGGGAATGGTTGGCGGCCAACGCGATCGAGGCCGTTGTCGACGCCACCCATCCGTTCGCGGGCACGATCAGCGCCAATGCCGCGGCGGCCACCGCGGCCGCCGGCGTTCCGCTGCTGCACCTGCGGCGGCCCGGCTGGTCGGAAAGCCTGGGCGACAAGTGGATTCGCGTGCCAGATCGCGAGTCGGCGGCCGCGGCCCTGAACACGTTGGGGGAGCGGGTTTTCCTTACGATCGGCAGGCAGGGCGTATCCGCCTTCGCCGGGCTCGCCGAACACTGGTTCCTGATCCGCGCCATCGATCCGCCTGATGGCGCGCTGCCGCCACGGCACGAATTATTGCTGGCCCGTGGGCCTTTCGCTGTCGAGGCGGAATCCGCGCTGCTCGCCGGGCACCGGATCGATGTCCTGGTCACCAAGGACAGCGGCGGCTCGCTCACCGATGCCAAATTGACCGCGGCATGCGCGGCCGGAATACCGGTCGTCATGATCGATCGCCCGGCGCCGCCGGACGGCGCGACCATCGTCGACACTGTGCCTGATGCGTGGAAATGGTTGCGCGACTTGGTTTTCCGCGGCCAGGACCTGTCCTCGAAGTCTGGTGAGACCTTCGGCAAAGGGCCTAAATGCTGA
- the cbiE gene encoding precorrin-6y C5,15-methyltransferase (decarboxylating) subunit CbiE: protein MDAGGGPSAPGRTEWHGPRIAVVGIGADGWDGLSRAAREAVANCAVLFGSRRQLALVPDGSAERVVWPSPLMPALPGLFAAHADRRIAVLASGDPMFYGIGVTLARLLGSGALQVFPQPSSASLACARLGWGVAETPVVSVVGRPAETLLPELTDGRRILVLAADQHSPAKIAELLRHNGFGCSELTVLEQLGGPSERITSGRADTWDVPPGDPLNIIAIEAVADPKRLRATRLPGLPDEFFGGDGQLTKAEVRALTLAALAPAPGELLWDIGGGSGSIAIEWCRTHPACRAVTFERMAKRRTQIAENAAALGVPHIMVRGEAGAELSEPPLDIPDAVFLGGGLTQDGLFETCWSHLRHGGRLVANAVTAESEALLLRWAAEYGGELRKFQIYRAEALGGFTAWRPQLPVTQWSVRKAPR from the coding sequence GTGGACGCCGGAGGCGGTCCGTCGGCGCCGGGCCGCACCGAATGGCACGGCCCGCGAATCGCGGTGGTCGGCATCGGCGCGGACGGCTGGGACGGTCTGAGCCGCGCGGCGCGGGAGGCGGTCGCGAACTGCGCGGTGCTGTTCGGATCCCGGCGGCAGCTGGCGCTCGTGCCGGACGGATCGGCGGAGCGGGTGGTTTGGCCGTCACCGCTGATGCCCGCGCTGCCCGGGCTGTTCGCGGCGCATGCGGACCGGCGGATCGCGGTGCTGGCCAGCGGTGACCCGATGTTCTACGGGATCGGGGTGACGCTGGCCCGGCTGCTGGGTTCCGGTGCGCTGCAAGTATTTCCGCAGCCGTCATCGGCATCGCTCGCGTGTGCGCGGCTGGGTTGGGGGGTGGCGGAGACGCCGGTGGTGAGCGTGGTCGGGCGGCCGGCGGAAACGCTGCTGCCCGAATTGACGGACGGGCGGCGGATTCTGGTACTCGCCGCGGACCAGCACTCCCCGGCGAAAATCGCGGAATTGCTGCGGCACAACGGATTCGGCTGTTCCGAGCTGACCGTGCTGGAGCAACTGGGCGGACCGTCGGAGCGGATAACCAGCGGACGTGCCGACACCTGGGACGTGCCGCCCGGCGATCCGTTGAACATCATCGCGATCGAGGCGGTGGCCGATCCGAAACGCCTGCGGGCGACCCGATTACCCGGACTGCCCGACGAATTCTTCGGTGGCGACGGACAACTCACCAAGGCCGAGGTGCGCGCGCTGACGCTGGCGGCGCTCGCGCCCGCGCCGGGCGAACTGCTGTGGGATATCGGCGGCGGCTCCGGCAGCATCGCCATCGAATGGTGCCGCACCCATCCCGCCTGCCGCGCCGTCACCTTCGAACGAATGGCGAAGCGCCGCACCCAGATCGCGGAAAACGCGGCCGCACTCGGGGTTCCGCATATCATGGTGCGCGGCGAGGCCGGTGCCGAGCTGAGCGAACCACCCCTCGACATCCCGGACGCGGTATTCCTCGGTGGCGGGCTCACCCAGGATGGCCTGTTCGAGACCTGCTGGTCACATTTGCGCCACGGCGGCAGATTGGTCGCCAACGCGGTCACCGCGGAATCCGAAGCGCTGCTGCTGCGTTGGGCCGCCGAGTACGGCGGCGAACTGCGAAAGTTCCAAATCTATCGAGCCGAAGCGCTCGGCGGATTCACCGCGTGGCGTCCGCAACTGCCGGTCACCCAATGGTCCGTGCGCAAAGCGCCTAGATGA
- a CDS encoding SDR family NAD(P)-dependent oxidoreductase, protein MGVRGIADGPVLLLGGRSEMGLEVAQRLAAGRVVILAARRSAELAQESARLVAAGATAVHTVEFDADDTASHQALLEKIAAEHGRLGVTVLAFGILGDQERAERDPAHAISVVHTDYVAQLSILTVLANLLRAQGDGQIVVFSSVAGVRVRRANYVYGSAKAGLDGFVSGLTDALHGSGIHLLLVRPGFVIGRMTEGMSPAPFSSTPGQVADAVVRGLRKRARAIWVPGILGPVFFAMRFVPQAIWRRLPR, encoded by the coding sequence ATGGGAGTGCGTGGGATCGCGGATGGGCCGGTGCTGCTGCTCGGTGGGCGCAGCGAGATGGGTCTCGAGGTGGCGCAGCGATTGGCGGCGGGGCGGGTGGTGATATTGGCCGCGCGGCGCAGTGCCGAGTTGGCGCAGGAGAGTGCGCGGCTGGTGGCGGCCGGTGCGACGGCGGTGCACACCGTCGAATTCGACGCCGATGATACGGCGAGTCATCAGGCGCTGCTGGAGAAGATCGCGGCCGAGCACGGGCGGCTCGGGGTGACGGTGCTGGCGTTCGGCATTCTCGGCGATCAGGAGCGGGCGGAACGCGATCCGGCGCACGCGATCTCGGTGGTGCACACCGATTACGTCGCGCAGCTGAGCATTCTGACGGTTCTCGCGAATCTGCTTCGCGCACAGGGTGATGGACAGATCGTGGTGTTCAGTTCGGTGGCGGGCGTGCGGGTGCGGCGCGCCAATTACGTGTACGGATCGGCCAAGGCGGGTCTGGACGGTTTCGTCTCCGGTCTAACGGATGCCTTGCACGGCAGCGGGATTCATCTGCTGCTGGTGCGTCCGGGCTTCGTCATCGGCCGGATGACCGAGGGGATGAGTCCGGCCCCGTTCTCCAGCACTCCCGGCCAAGTGGCCGACGCCGTCGTCCGCGGCCTGCGTAAACGCGCTCGCGCGATTTGGGTGCCCGGCATCCTCGGGCCGGTGTTCTTCGCCATGCGTTTTGTGCCACAAGCGATCTGGCGGCGGTTGCCGCGGTGA
- a CDS encoding PPOX class F420-dependent oxidoreductase, which produces MPTTSTALSPTALKFVTERHLATLSTLRANGTPHVVAVGFTWDAEAGIARIITNDGSVKVRNVRRSGYAAVSQVDGARWLTLEGPARVLDDPAEVAEAVARYAARYRTPRENPTRVVIAIEVRRVLSSSTLNGMS; this is translated from the coding sequence ATGCCGACCACCAGCACCGCGCTATCGCCGACCGCACTCAAGTTCGTCACCGAACGTCATCTCGCGACACTGTCCACATTGCGCGCCAACGGGACTCCGCATGTGGTGGCGGTGGGGTTCACCTGGGATGCGGAGGCCGGGATCGCCAGGATCATCACGAACGATGGTTCGGTGAAGGTGCGCAATGTGCGGCGCTCGGGGTATGCGGCCGTGAGCCAGGTGGACGGGGCGCGCTGGCTCACCTTGGAGGGACCGGCGCGGGTGCTGGACGATCCGGCCGAGGTCGCCGAGGCCGTGGCTCGATACGCGGCCCGTTACCGGACGCCTCGGGAGAATCCGACCCGGGTGGTGATCGCGATCGAGGTGCGGCGGGTCCTGTCCAGCAGCACCCTCAACGGAATGTCGTGA
- a CDS encoding M24 family metallopeptidase yields MSSHTESRFAAEVYGERLERAVQQMRTAHLDALLITPGPDLRYLIGSAAETFERLTCLVIPADGSTPSVVVPKMELAALASSAAGELGLQVLDWVDGVDPYQLVKSALHVGSRVAVTEVMPALHLLPLAESFTGLPVSATPVLRALRMKKDAAEVDALRRAGAAIDRVHARMGEFLRAGRTEAEIGADIADAIVAEGHTAAAFVIVGSGPHGADPHHGVSERRVEQGDVVVIDIGGPVEPGYYSDSTRTYAIGEPDAEVAAKFAALERAQAAAVAAARPGVTAESVDAAARDVLAEAGFGEAFVHRTGHGIGLSVHEEPYIVAGNDLVLEPGMAFSIEPGIYFRGEWGARIEDIVVVTADGCESMNQRPHGLTVL; encoded by the coding sequence ATGAGTTCGCACACGGAGTCGAGGTTCGCGGCGGAGGTCTACGGCGAGCGACTGGAGCGGGCGGTGCAGCAGATGCGCACCGCACACCTGGACGCGCTGTTGATCACGCCGGGACCGGATCTGCGGTACCTGATCGGATCCGCCGCGGAAACTTTCGAACGGCTGACCTGCCTGGTGATCCCGGCTGACGGGTCGACGCCGTCGGTGGTGGTCCCGAAGATGGAGTTGGCGGCGCTGGCGAGTTCGGCGGCCGGGGAGCTGGGTTTGCAGGTGCTCGACTGGGTCGACGGCGTCGACCCCTACCAACTGGTGAAGTCGGCATTGCATGTCGGTTCCCGGGTGGCGGTCACCGAGGTGATGCCCGCGCTACACCTGCTGCCGCTGGCGGAATCCTTTACCGGACTTCCGGTTTCGGCCACCCCGGTACTGCGCGCGCTGCGCATGAAGAAGGATGCCGCCGAGGTCGACGCGCTGCGCCGGGCCGGTGCGGCCATCGACCGGGTGCACGCCAGGATGGGTGAATTCCTGCGGGCGGGGCGCACCGAGGCCGAGATCGGCGCGGATATCGCCGACGCCATCGTCGCGGAGGGGCATACCGCGGCGGCGTTCGTCATCGTCGGCAGCGGCCCGCACGGCGCGGATCCGCATCACGGGGTGTCGGAGCGGCGGGTCGAGCAGGGGGATGTCGTGGTCATCGATATCGGTGGCCCGGTCGAACCCGGCTACTACTCGGACTCCACCCGCACCTATGCCATCGGTGAGCCGGATGCCGAGGTCGCCGCGAAGTTCGCCGCGCTGGAGCGCGCGCAGGCCGCGGCGGTGGCCGCGGCACGGCCGGGCGTCACCGCCGAGTCGGTGGACGCCGCGGCGCGGGATGTGCTGGCGGAGGCCGGATTCGGCGAGGCGTTCGTGCATCGCACCGGTCACGGCATCGGCCTGTCGGTGCACGAGGAGCCGTACATCGTCGCGGGCAACGACCTGGTGCTGGAGCCGGGCATGGCGTTCAGCATCGAACCCGGCATCTATTTCCGCGGCGAGTGGGGCGCCCGCATCGAGGACATCGTCGTCGTCACCGCGGACGGCTGCGAGTCGATGAATCAGCGCCCGCACGGTCTGACCGTGCTGTAG
- a CDS encoding 5'-3' exonuclease, with protein sequence MTASAGPLLLLDGASLWFRAFHAIPEKITAPDGRPVNALRGFTDMVAALIVKHRPSRLVVALDLDWRPAYRVELVPSYKAHRLDTAADAAPGAEEVPDTLTPQVDMILEVLEAAGIATGGSAGLEADDVLGTLATRERTDPVIVVSGDRDLLQLVRDEPRPPVRVLYAGRGLAKAELFGPAEVSAKYGVPQVNAGPAYADMATLRGDASDGLPGVPGIGDKSAATLITRFGSLDALRAAVDDPDADLAQGVRTKLRAAEAYLKAAAPVVRVVRDAEVTLSRPDTLPTAPADPARLLDLAARYNADSPITRLTAALTTPR encoded by the coding sequence GTGACTGCGTCCGCCGGACCCCTGCTGCTGTTGGATGGTGCGAGCCTGTGGTTCCGCGCCTTTCACGCCATCCCGGAGAAGATCACCGCACCCGACGGTCGTCCGGTGAACGCGCTGCGCGGCTTCACCGATATGGTCGCCGCGCTGATCGTCAAGCACCGGCCGAGCAGGCTGGTGGTCGCCCTCGACCTGGATTGGCGGCCCGCCTACCGGGTGGAGCTGGTGCCCTCGTACAAGGCGCACCGCCTCGACACCGCCGCCGATGCCGCACCCGGCGCCGAGGAGGTGCCGGACACCCTCACCCCGCAGGTCGACATGATCCTGGAGGTCCTGGAGGCGGCCGGTATCGCCACCGGCGGCTCGGCGGGCCTCGAGGCCGACGATGTGCTCGGCACCCTCGCCACCCGCGAACGCACCGATCCGGTGATCGTGGTGAGCGGCGACCGCGACCTGCTGCAGTTGGTCCGCGACGAACCGCGACCGCCGGTGCGGGTGCTGTACGCGGGCCGCGGCCTGGCCAAGGCGGAACTCTTCGGCCCCGCCGAGGTTTCCGCGAAATACGGTGTGCCGCAAGTGAACGCGGGCCCCGCCTACGCGGATATGGCCACCCTGCGCGGCGACGCGTCGGACGGCCTGCCCGGCGTGCCCGGCATCGGCGACAAATCCGCGGCCACCCTGATCACCCGCTTCGGTTCACTGGACGCACTGCGCGCCGCCGTCGACGACCCGGACGCCGACCTCGCCCAGGGTGTCCGCACGAAACTCCGTGCGGCAGAAGCCTATTTGAAGGCGGCCGCCCCGGTGGTCCGCGTCGTCCGCGACGCCGAGGTCACCCTCTCGCGCCCCGACACCCTCCCCACCGCCCCGGCCGACCCGGCCCGCCTCCTCGACCTGGCCGCCCGCTACAACGCCGACAGCCCCATCACCCGACTCACCGCGGCCCTCACCACACCGCGTTAG